One stretch of Chlamydia abortus DNA includes these proteins:
- the waaA gene encoding lipid IV(A) 3-deoxy-D-manno-octulosonic acid transferase, giving the protein MIKGRRTKLHTFLYDCFLIFAFMVGLPRILYKRFVHGKYTKSLGIRFGFKKPEVPGTGPVAWFHGASVGETALLLPLLKQFMKDYPEWRCVVTSCTESGHENAHRLFGPLGVTTFILPLDLSIIIKPVVRAIAPSLVVFSEGDCWLNFIEEAKRLGATAIIINGKLSANSCKRFTILKRFGRNYFSPIDGFLLQDEQHKARFLQLGVDKEKIEVTGNIKTYTETISENSQRDYWREKLQLTQDTELLVLGSVHPKDVEVWLPAVRALRRNLKVLWVPRHIERSKELEGLLIKENISYGLWSQEATFAQHDAIIVDAIGWLKQLYSAADLAFVGGTFDDRIGGHNLLEPLQCGVPLIFGPHIQSQSDLAERLLSMGAGCCLDKANIVEVITFLLDHPEERAAYIQKGEMFLHEEKVAFDRTWESFKRYIPCAKI; this is encoded by the coding sequence ATGATCAAAGGTCGACGTACTAAGCTGCATACTTTCCTCTACGATTGTTTTTTAATCTTCGCATTTATGGTGGGGCTTCCTAGAATTCTTTATAAGAGATTCGTTCATGGGAAGTATACCAAGTCATTAGGTATTCGTTTTGGTTTTAAGAAACCAGAAGTGCCAGGAACGGGACCCGTAGCTTGGTTTCATGGAGCTTCTGTAGGTGAGACAGCTCTCCTTCTTCCCTTATTAAAACAGTTCATGAAAGATTATCCGGAATGGCGTTGTGTTGTGACTTCTTGTACCGAATCAGGACATGAGAATGCTCACAGGTTGTTTGGACCTCTCGGAGTAACAACTTTTATTTTACCTTTAGATTTAAGCATAATCATTAAACCTGTTGTTCGAGCTATCGCACCATCTTTAGTAGTTTTTTCTGAGGGAGACTGTTGGCTGAATTTTATTGAAGAGGCCAAAAGGCTCGGTGCTACTGCCATTATTATTAATGGGAAGCTTTCAGCTAATTCTTGTAAACGGTTCACCATTTTAAAACGTTTTGGTAGAAACTATTTTTCCCCTATAGACGGCTTTTTACTACAAGATGAGCAGCATAAAGCACGTTTTTTGCAGCTGGGTGTTGATAAAGAGAAAATAGAAGTTACTGGAAATATCAAGACGTATACAGAAACCATATCTGAAAATAGCCAGCGAGATTATTGGAGAGAAAAATTACAATTAACTCAAGATACAGAATTGCTTGTTTTAGGTTCTGTACATCCTAAAGATGTTGAGGTTTGGCTTCCTGCAGTCCGTGCATTACGTAGAAATTTAAAAGTTCTTTGGGTACCTCGACATATTGAGAGATCCAAAGAATTAGAAGGCCTCTTGATTAAAGAAAATATTTCTTATGGTTTGTGGAGTCAAGAAGCGACATTTGCTCAGCATGACGCCATTATTGTCGATGCTATTGGTTGGTTAAAACAATTGTATTCTGCTGCTGATCTTGCTTTTGTAGGGGGTACATTTGATGATAGGATAGGCGGGCATAATTTATTAGAGCCGTTACAATGTGGTGTGCCGTTAATTTTTGGCCCACACATCCAATCCCAGTCAGATTTAGCAGAGCGTCTGTTGTCCATGGGTGCAGGGTGTTGTTTAGACAAGGCAAATATCGTCGAAGTGATTACATTTTTATTAGATCATCCTGAAGAGAGAGCAGCTTATATTCAGAAAGGTGAGATGTTTTTACATGAGGAGAAAGTCGCTTTTGATCGCACCTGGGAATCTTTTAAACGATATATCCCTTGTGCAAAAATATAG
- a CDS encoding alpha/beta hydrolase translates to MSTTCHKHEHRHVITFNILNNITTFGVLHIPAQVSPPYPLVITLHGLASSKIGSKRLHVRLAEKLSKCSIAVLRVDFPGHGDAEGDPYDFSFSDYVLSANEIISHGYGLNHIDTKNIAVFGSSLGATLSLLNMSTLHYVKSLAVWAPTIQGAVWLQEAVHLPNNLITHSPSSEDIFYGGMRINKTFCSQFIDMDVTKEIPRFSDSLSILYMQGEDDNVVSLHHQKIFSEAISHKPNPYEIRVYPHTGHHIPQSCSMLSELVQWLKHQLIP, encoded by the coding sequence ATGAGCACTACATGCCATAAACACGAACATCGTCATGTGATTACATTTAACATCCTCAATAACATTACCACTTTTGGTGTTCTCCATATACCTGCACAGGTGTCTCCTCCCTATCCTTTGGTCATTACCCTGCATGGATTAGCCTCAAGTAAAATAGGTTCTAAACGCCTGCACGTACGCCTTGCCGAAAAATTGTCAAAATGTAGCATTGCAGTTTTACGTGTGGATTTTCCGGGACATGGAGATGCAGAAGGCGATCCCTATGACTTCTCGTTCAGCGACTATGTCTTAAGTGCCAATGAAATTATTTCTCACGGCTATGGCTTAAACCATATCGATACAAAAAATATCGCGGTTTTTGGTTCTTCATTGGGAGCGACTTTATCTTTGTTAAATATGTCTACCCTACACTATGTAAAAAGCCTTGCAGTATGGGCACCGACCATTCAAGGGGCTGTATGGCTACAAGAAGCTGTTCATCTTCCCAATAACCTAATTACACATTCACCATCCTCAGAAGATATTTTTTATGGAGGTATGCGCATCAACAAAACGTTCTGTTCCCAATTCATTGACATGGATGTAACTAAGGAAATCCCGAGATTTTCTGATTCTCTATCTATACTCTACATGCAAGGAGAAGATGATAACGTCGTATCGTTACATCACCAAAAAATCTTCTCTGAGGCTATCAGTCACAAACCCAATCCTTATGAGATACGCGTCTATCCCCATACGGGCCACCATATTCCTCAGTCTTGCTCTATGTTATCGGAACTTGTACAATGGCTAAAACATCAACTTATTCCCTAG
- a CDS encoding diphosphate--fructose-6-phosphate 1-phosphotransferase translates to MQSNSNDLNDVVIPGTPPLPRELQKFPSLIPTNDLRFSPKFDADVAKLFPNTYDSPYLKFTSGTPDQPVRPLKVGVMLSGGPAPGGHNVIWGLLHSLKKIHPDSSLIGFLNNGQGILNNHTIEITEEFMECFKNSGGFNCIGTGRTNIITEENKAVCLKTVQALDLDGLVIIGGDGSNTATAILAEYFSQHHPKTCVVGVPKTIDGDLQHLFLDLTFGFDSATKFYSSIISNISRDTLSCKAHYHVIKLMGRSASHIALECTLQTHPNITLIGEEIAEKNVPLNTIIHKVCSIIADRAAMGKYYGIILIPEGIIEFIPEINNLVKEIERIPEHADKFSSLSRESQKLLKSFPETIAKQLLNDRDAHGNVYVSKISVDKLLIHLVDNHLKKHFKNVPFNAISHFLGYEGRSCLPTKFDNTYSYALGYGAGVLTYNRCNGYLTVIESLINIVDKWRLRAMPIVKMFTTKKKSDGTIKPLIKKSLIDISSPAFVKFKLYRKIWALEDSYRVLGPLQIDTPPNSHSDHFPPLTLLLNHNEWQKRCSICMEIPDCDY, encoded by the coding sequence ATGCAATCGAACTCCAATGATCTCAATGACGTAGTTATCCCAGGCACCCCGCCACTCCCCAGGGAACTACAAAAATTCCCCTCTTTGATTCCAACAAATGATTTACGATTTTCCCCTAAGTTTGATGCCGACGTTGCGAAGCTTTTCCCTAATACCTATGACAGTCCTTACCTAAAATTTACTTCAGGAACTCCTGACCAACCTGTTCGCCCACTAAAAGTCGGTGTGATGCTATCGGGAGGTCCCGCTCCCGGAGGTCATAACGTTATTTGGGGATTACTTCACAGCTTAAAGAAAATTCATCCCGACAGTTCGCTCATCGGTTTTCTTAATAACGGCCAGGGGATTCTAAATAATCATACAATAGAAATTACCGAAGAATTCATGGAGTGTTTCAAAAATTCCGGAGGATTCAACTGCATAGGCACAGGAAGAACAAATATCATCACGGAAGAAAATAAAGCTGTATGTTTAAAAACAGTACAGGCTTTAGACCTGGATGGTTTGGTCATTATTGGCGGTGATGGTTCGAATACAGCAACTGCTATCCTAGCAGAATACTTTTCTCAGCATCATCCTAAAACGTGCGTTGTAGGCGTCCCTAAAACTATTGATGGTGATCTTCAACACCTATTTTTAGACCTCACCTTTGGATTTGATTCAGCAACAAAATTCTATTCCTCGATTATTAGCAACATTTCTAGAGATACGCTATCTTGCAAAGCGCATTACCACGTGATCAAGCTGATGGGCCGCTCTGCATCGCACATTGCTTTAGAATGCACTCTACAAACACATCCAAATATCACTCTTATAGGAGAAGAAATCGCAGAAAAGAATGTTCCTCTAAATACGATCATCCATAAAGTCTGTTCCATCATTGCTGATAGAGCCGCTATGGGGAAATACTACGGCATCATTCTTATTCCTGAAGGCATTATCGAATTCATCCCCGAGATTAACAACCTGGTGAAAGAAATCGAAAGAATCCCTGAGCATGCTGATAAATTTTCTTCTCTATCCCGAGAATCTCAAAAATTACTAAAAAGCTTCCCGGAAACTATCGCTAAACAACTCCTGAATGATCGTGATGCTCACGGGAACGTCTATGTATCTAAAATCAGCGTGGACAAATTGCTTATCCACCTCGTAGATAACCACCTGAAGAAACATTTTAAAAATGTTCCGTTTAATGCGATTTCTCATTTTTTAGGTTATGAGGGAAGGTCCTGCTTACCAACAAAATTCGATAATACCTACAGCTACGCCTTAGGCTATGGCGCAGGAGTTCTTACTTATAATCGCTGCAACGGCTACCTCACTGTCATCGAATCACTTATCAATATTGTAGATAAATGGCGGCTACGCGCTATGCCTATTGTAAAAATGTTCACAACAAAGAAAAAGTCGGATGGAACTATAAAACCTCTGATAAAAAAGAGTTTAATTGATATTAGCAGTCCTGCTTTTGTGAAGTTTAAACTCTATAGAAAGATATGGGCTCTAGAAGATTCTTATCGTGTTTTAGGACCATTACAGATTGACACCCCACCAAACTCTCATTCCGATCATTTTCCTCCTCTTACTCTCCTCCTCAATCATAATGAATGGCAAAAAAGGTGTTCTATATGTATGGAAATCCCTGACTGTGATTATTAA
- a CDS encoding diphosphate--fructose-6-phosphate 1-phosphotransferase, whose amino-acid sequence MELLSVNKSYFELQRLHYRPETLRFLQGITSLHIVDSVSTASPQVPKDLQEHIPYLCNIPEVTIEKGKAKPSQPLKIGVLLSGGQAPGGHNVVIGLFEGLRAFNPKTKLFGFIQGPLGLTRGLYKDLDISVIYDYYNVGGFDMLSSSKEKIKTKEQKSTILTTVKKLKLDGLLIIGGNDSNTDTAMLAEYFLKNNCHIPIIGVPKTIDGDLKNFWIETPLGFHTSCRIYSEMIGNLEKDALSIKKYHHFVRLMGQKASYTTLECGLQTLPNITLISEHLAMRKISLQKLSEHLAMGLVNRYRSGKNYSTILIPEGLLEHIFDTKKLINELNVLLLDNTLNFDNVNKQLSPESLKTFSALPTEIAQQLLIARDSYGNVRVSKIATEELLAALIKKEIQKIEPKMEFQSVNHFFGYESRAGFPSNFDANYGLALGIVSALFLVRQRTGYMVTINNLALPYSEWSGGATPLYKMMQLEQRLGEEIPVIKTDSVNPNAPEVQYLLNQSDTCLMKDMYSFPGPLQYFGEERLIDQRPLTLLWGNKT is encoded by the coding sequence GTGGAGCTTCTCTCTGTAAATAAAAGTTACTTTGAATTGCAACGTTTGCACTACCGTCCGGAAACCTTAAGATTTTTACAGGGTATCACATCTCTGCACATTGTAGACTCTGTCTCTACAGCCTCTCCTCAGGTTCCTAAAGATCTTCAAGAACATATTCCTTATTTGTGCAATATCCCTGAAGTCACTATTGAAAAGGGAAAAGCAAAGCCTTCCCAACCTTTGAAGATTGGGGTATTACTTTCTGGGGGTCAGGCTCCCGGAGGCCACAACGTTGTTATAGGGCTATTCGAAGGACTGCGCGCCTTTAACCCTAAAACAAAACTTTTTGGGTTTATCCAAGGCCCTTTAGGATTAACACGTGGTTTATATAAAGATCTCGATATCTCTGTGATCTACGACTATTACAATGTCGGGGGTTTTGACATGCTCTCTTCAAGTAAAGAGAAAATCAAAACCAAGGAACAAAAAAGCACCATTCTTACTACTGTAAAAAAGCTCAAACTTGATGGTCTACTGATTATAGGAGGGAATGATTCTAATACCGATACAGCCATGCTCGCGGAGTATTTCCTCAAGAATAATTGCCATATCCCCATCATTGGGGTGCCAAAAACTATTGATGGAGATCTAAAAAACTTCTGGATTGAGACCCCCTTAGGGTTTCATACTTCCTGTCGCATTTACTCAGAAATGATCGGAAATTTAGAAAAAGACGCTCTATCCATAAAAAAGTACCATCATTTTGTCCGTCTTATGGGACAAAAAGCTTCTTACACAACTTTAGAATGTGGTCTACAGACTTTACCTAATATCACCCTCATTAGCGAACATCTCGCTATGAGAAAGATTTCCCTACAAAAGCTTAGTGAACATCTCGCTATGGGCTTAGTGAATCGCTACAGATCTGGGAAAAATTATAGTACGATACTGATTCCTGAAGGGTTGCTTGAGCATATATTCGATACAAAGAAACTCATCAATGAACTCAATGTTTTGCTTTTAGACAATACCCTCAACTTTGATAATGTAAATAAACAACTTTCTCCAGAGTCTTTAAAGACATTTTCTGCTCTACCTACAGAAATTGCTCAGCAACTACTGATCGCTAGGGATTCTTATGGGAATGTACGGGTCTCTAAAATTGCTACAGAGGAACTCTTAGCTGCTCTAATAAAAAAAGAAATCCAAAAAATAGAACCAAAAATGGAATTCCAATCTGTGAATCACTTTTTTGGCTATGAGTCGCGTGCAGGATTCCCTTCAAATTTCGATGCCAATTACGGACTCGCCTTAGGCATTGTTTCTGCTCTTTTCCTTGTCAGACAACGGACAGGTTATATGGTAACTATCAACAACCTGGCTCTCCCTTATAGCGAATGGAGTGGTGGGGCTACGCCTTTATATAAAATGATGCAATTGGAACAACGCTTAGGTGAAGAAATCCCTGTAATTAAAACAGATTCTGTAAATCCAAATGCTCCGGAAGTTCAATACCTTTTAAATCAAAGTGATACTTGCTTGATGAAAGATATGTATTCTTTTCCGGGGCCATTACAATATTTTGGTGAAGAACGACTCATAGATCAACGACCACTAACATTGTTATGGGGAAATAAAACATAG